Proteins from one Bacteroidota bacterium genomic window:
- a CDS encoding YgiQ family radical SAM protein, producing the protein MKKETKKNSWLPLSKKEAEQRAWNELDIILFSGDAYIDHPSFGVGLIGRVLEKQGFKVAIVAQPNWQDDLRDFKKFGKPRLFFGVSSGNMDSMVNHYTANLRLRSTDAYTPNNKAGFRPDRATTVYSQILRKIYPDSPIIIGGIEASLRRLTHYDYWSNKLRPSILAESNADLLVYGMGEKPIKEIAKLLDKGIKISEIRNTQQTAFLSEKENIISDKRWENITLNSHKECLKSKLSFAKNFKIIEIESNKLYSNSRLIQQIDEKMIVVNPAYSNLTEKELDEIYQLPFTSLPHPKYNKRGKIPAFEMIKFSVNSHRGCFGGCSFCTISAHQGKFISSRSEKSILNEIDMIAEMPEFKGHLSDIGGPSANMYKMAGIDLSICEKCKRPSCIFPSICNNLETNHENLLNIYRKAKNHPKVKKATIGSGIRYDLFFNKETKNYTKSAYNYLIELIKEHVSGRLKVAPEHVSDKVLKTMRKPSFNLFLKLKKTFDEINKKHNLKQQIIPYFISSHPTSERSDMASLASKTKELNFQLEQVQDFTPTPMTLATVMFYSGYDPYSLKKVYTAKSKSEKLAQRDYFFWYKKGRNK; encoded by the coding sequence TTGAAAAAAGAAACAAAAAAAAATAGCTGGCTCCCTTTGTCGAAAAAAGAGGCAGAACAAAGAGCTTGGAACGAACTTGATATTATCCTGTTTTCGGGAGATGCCTACATAGACCATCCTTCGTTTGGTGTTGGGCTAATTGGGAGAGTCTTAGAAAAGCAAGGATTTAAAGTTGCAATAGTTGCACAACCAAATTGGCAAGACGATCTAAGAGATTTTAAGAAATTTGGGAAACCAAGATTGTTTTTCGGTGTTAGCTCCGGAAACATGGACTCAATGGTAAATCATTATACAGCAAATTTACGACTTCGTTCAACCGATGCATATACTCCAAACAATAAAGCTGGCTTTCGCCCCGATCGGGCAACCACAGTTTATAGCCAGATTTTGCGAAAAATTTATCCTGACAGCCCAATTATTATTGGAGGTATCGAAGCATCTTTAAGGCGACTTACTCATTACGATTATTGGTCGAATAAACTGAGACCGAGCATTTTGGCAGAAAGCAATGCCGATTTGCTTGTTTATGGAATGGGCGAAAAACCAATAAAAGAAATTGCAAAATTGCTGGATAAAGGAATAAAGATTTCTGAAATTAGAAATACTCAACAAACGGCTTTCCTTTCGGAAAAAGAAAATATTATATCTGATAAAAGATGGGAAAATATAACTTTAAATTCTCACAAAGAATGTTTAAAAAGTAAATTAAGCTTTGCGAAGAATTTTAAAATTATTGAAATTGAATCCAATAAATTATACTCGAATTCCAGACTGATTCAGCAAATTGATGAAAAAATGATTGTTGTCAATCCTGCATATTCCAACCTAACAGAAAAAGAACTTGACGAAATTTACCAACTCCCTTTCACAAGCTTGCCTCATCCGAAATACAACAAACGTGGTAAAATTCCGGCTTTTGAAATGATAAAATTTTCGGTTAATAGTCATCGTGGTTGTTTTGGGGGTTGTAGTTTCTGCACTATTTCTGCACATCAAGGGAAATTTATTTCAAGCAGGTCAGAAAAATCAATACTAAACGAAATCGATATGATTGCAGAAATGCCGGAGTTCAAAGGGCATTTGTCAGATATAGGAGGCCCTTCGGCAAATATGTACAAAATGGCCGGAATAGATTTGTCTATTTGCGAAAAATGTAAGCGTCCATCTTGTATTTTTCCATCTATTTGTAATAATCTTGAAACAAATCACGAAAACTTGTTGAATATTTACAGAAAAGCTAAAAATCACCCAAAAGTAAAAAAAGCAACTATCGGAAGCGGTATAAGATATGACCTGTTTTTTAATAAAGAAACCAAAAATTACACAAAATCAGCATATAATTATTTGATTGAATTGATTAAAGAACATGTGTCGGGAAGGCTAAAAGTTGCACCCGAACACGTTTCCGATAAGGTGTTGAAAACAATGAGAAAGCCTTCGTTCAATTTGTTTCTAAAACTTAAAAAAACATTCGATGAAATAAATAAAAAGCATAATTTGAAGCAGCAAATTATTCCATATTTCATTTCAAGTCATCCAACAAGCGAAAGAAGCGATATGGCTTCATTAGCTTCAAAAACTAAAGAATTAAATTTTCAACTGGAGCAAGTTCAAGATTTTACACCTACACCAATGACTTTGGCTACTGTGATGTTTTATTCGGGCTACGACCCATATAGTTTGAAAAAAGTCTATACAGCCAAATCAAAATCTGAGAAACTTGCTCAACGCGACTATTTTTTTTGGTATAAAAAAGGCAGAAATAAATAG